The Anaerolineae bacterium genome contains a region encoding:
- a CDS encoding 2,3-bisphosphoglycerate-independent phosphoglycerate mutase — protein MELELIRELAQPSTLPDGGKIVLAVMDGLGGLPIEPGGPTELEAAHTPNLDQLAREGALGLSTPIAPGISPGSGPGHLGLFGYDPLRYEIGRGVLEALGIDFPLQPNDLAARGNFCTVDEQGRIVDRRAGRIASEVGARLCERLQKETAIPGYEIFVRPVKEYRFALIVRGPGLADGLSETDPQRTGVPPLPVQPLRDDPDTVRTAALLNDWLEQARRVLANEYPANSLNLRGLAKDPGIPKFPDIYKLKAAAIAVYPMYRGVARLCGMEVLPTGDTMASELDTLERYWDQYDFFFIHFKYTDSRGEDGDFAAKVKVIEEIDGYMSRVRALRPSVLVVTGDHSTPALLRSHSWHPVPLLLWGPTVRPDECVTFGERACMRGGLGHLLAKEIMPLAMAHAGRLAKFGA, from the coding sequence ATGGAGCTCGAACTGATTAGAGAGCTGGCGCAACCCAGCACCCTTCCCGATGGAGGCAAAATCGTCCTAGCTGTGATGGACGGCCTGGGAGGGCTGCCGATCGAGCCTGGCGGCCCTACCGAACTAGAGGCTGCCCACACCCCGAACCTCGATCAACTAGCTCGCGAGGGCGCGTTGGGCCTCAGTACCCCGATCGCGCCTGGCATCTCACCCGGCAGTGGTCCAGGCCACTTAGGGCTGTTCGGCTATGACCCCTTGCGGTATGAGATCGGCCGTGGCGTGCTGGAGGCATTGGGCATTGACTTTCCTCTGCAGCCCAATGACTTAGCCGCCCGCGGCAATTTTTGCACCGTGGACGAACAGGGACGTATCGTGGACCGGCGAGCCGGCCGTATCGCCTCAGAGGTAGGCGCCCGGCTGTGCGAAAGGCTCCAGAAGGAAACAGCCATTCCGGGTTACGAGATCTTCGTGCGCCCAGTGAAGGAATACCGTTTCGCCCTGATCGTGCGTGGCCCAGGGCTAGCCGATGGCCTCTCGGAGACCGATCCCCAGCGGACAGGGGTGCCGCCATTGCCGGTTCAACCTCTGCGAGATGACCCTGATACCGTGCGCACAGCCGCCCTTCTGAACGACTGGTTAGAGCAGGCGCGTCGTGTGCTGGCTAACGAATATCCCGCCAATTCGCTCAATTTGCGTGGTCTCGCCAAAGACCCGGGGATCCCTAAGTTTCCGGATATCTACAAACTAAAAGCAGCCGCGATCGCCGTGTACCCTATGTACCGGGGGGTTGCCCGGCTGTGTGGCATGGAGGTGTTGCCGACGGGCGACACCATGGCCTCAGAGCTGGACACGCTGGAGCGATACTGGGATCAGTACGACTTTTTCTTCATCCACTTCAAGTACACCGATAGCCGCGGCGAAGATGGCGATTTCGCTGCCAAAGTAAAGGTGATCGAGGAGATAGACGGCTATATGAGCCGCGTTCGAGCCCTGCGGCCGTCGGTGCTGGTGGTCACCGGTGATCACTCCACCCCTGCGCTGCTGCGATCTCACTCTTGGCATCCGGTGCCATTGCTCCTGTGGGGGCCCACTGTGCGCCCCGATGAATGCGTCACCTTTGGCGAGCGCGCATGTATGCGGGGCGGCCTGGGGCATCTTCTGGCCAAGGAGATCATGCCGTTGGCGATGGCGCATGCCGGCCGGCTCGCCAAATTCGGCGCTTGA
- the ugpC gene encoding sn-glycerol-3-phosphate ABC transporter ATP-binding protein UgpC → MASVTYEHVTKRFGDVIAVNDLTLEIADKEFLVFVGPSGCGKTTSLRLLAGLEEVTEGNIYIGDRLVNDVPPKDRDIAMVFQSYALYPHMSVYDNMAFGLKLRKTPKAEIDRRVREAAQILGIENLLDRKPKQLSGGQRQRVAVGRAIVREPAVFLFDEPLSNLDAKLRVETRAQLSKLHQRLATTFIYVTHDQVEAMTMATRIAVMRDGILQQLDTPQHLYDTPGNVFVAGFIGSPSMNFFDATLVESDGKLYLDGGSFRLELPPDKAQQYMKYKGQEVIFGIRPEDIYAKPYVAPGIVEADMKAIVDVTELMGNEIFLYCLTGNKSFIARVDPRTQARAGDEIELAINMDRIHLFDPRTEIRLM, encoded by the coding sequence ATGGCTAGTGTAACTTATGAGCATGTAACCAAGCGCTTTGGAGACGTGATCGCGGTTAACGATCTGACCCTTGAGATCGCCGACAAGGAGTTCCTGGTCTTCGTCGGCCCGTCAGGCTGCGGCAAGACGACCTCTCTACGCTTGCTCGCTGGTCTGGAAGAGGTGACAGAAGGTAACATCTACATCGGTGACCGTCTGGTGAACGACGTGCCTCCCAAGGACCGCGATATCGCCATGGTGTTCCAGTCCTACGCGCTCTACCCTCATATGAGCGTGTACGACAATATGGCGTTCGGCCTGAAGCTGCGCAAAACCCCCAAGGCCGAGATTGATCGGCGTGTGCGGGAGGCCGCGCAGATCCTGGGCATTGAGAACTTGCTCGATCGCAAGCCGAAACAGCTATCCGGTGGCCAGCGACAGCGCGTAGCGGTAGGGCGCGCCATCGTGCGCGAGCCGGCGGTGTTCCTCTTCGACGAGCCGCTCTCGAACCTGGACGCCAAGCTGCGCGTGGAGACGCGAGCTCAGCTCTCCAAGCTGCATCAACGCCTGGCCACGACCTTCATCTACGTGACCCACGACCAGGTGGAGGCCATGACTATGGCCACCCGCATCGCGGTCATGCGCGATGGCATCTTGCAACAACTGGACACGCCGCAGCACCTCTATGACACGCCAGGCAATGTCTTCGTGGCCGGCTTCATCGGCAGCCCGTCCATGAACTTCTTCGACGCCACATTGGTGGAGTCAGACGGCAAGCTGTACTTGGATGGCGGGTCCTTCCGGCTTGAGTTGCCACCTGACAAGGCCCAGCAGTACATGAAGTACAAGGGTCAGGAGGTGATCTTCGGCATCCGCCCGGAGGACATCTACGCTAAGCCGTATGTTGCGCCTGGCATCGTGGAAGCAGATATGAAAGCCATCGTGGATGTGACCGAGCTGATGGGGAACGAGATCTTCCTGTACTGCCTGACCGGCAACAAGAGCTTCATCGCTCGTGTGGACCCGCGCACGCAGGCGCGCGCCGGCGATGAGATCGAGCTGGCCATCAACATGGATCGAATCCACCTCTTCGACCCGAGGACGGAGATCCGGCTGATGTAA
- the ruvB gene encoding Holliday junction branch migration DNA helicase RuvB, protein MSERMISPNSRSEEAALDAALRPKRLDDLEGQDRLRDNLRILIEAARARGETLDHILLYGPPGLGKTTLAHIIANEMGVNLKITAGPAIERAGDLAAILTNLRKGDILFIDEVHRLGRAVEEILYPAMEDFALDIVIGKGPGARSIRLSLPRFTVIGATTRLALLTAPLRARFGVTYRFDFYDQAALESIVRRAAQMLNVPITDDGAREIARRARGTPRVALRLLRRVRDYAEVRASGSITAEVADQALRLLEVDELGLDYLDHKVLEALIRKFNGGPVGLETLAAAVSEEPDTIMDVVEPYLLQLGFLDRTPRGRVATRWAYEHLGVPYPERPEQPGLFHPTEEKPL, encoded by the coding sequence ATGAGCGAGCGCATGATCTCACCAAATTCCCGTTCAGAAGAAGCGGCCCTGGACGCAGCGTTGCGCCCGAAGCGCCTGGACGACCTGGAGGGGCAGGATCGGCTGCGCGACAACCTGCGCATCCTGATCGAGGCAGCGCGCGCCCGGGGCGAAACGCTGGATCATATCCTGCTGTATGGGCCGCCAGGGCTGGGCAAGACAACCCTGGCCCATATCATCGCCAACGAGATGGGCGTCAATTTAAAGATCACGGCTGGGCCGGCCATTGAGCGAGCAGGCGATCTGGCCGCTATTCTCACCAACCTGCGCAAAGGAGACATCCTGTTCATTGACGAGGTCCATCGCCTGGGCCGCGCGGTGGAGGAGATCCTCTACCCGGCAATGGAGGACTTTGCACTCGACATCGTCATCGGCAAAGGGCCTGGGGCCCGCTCCATCCGGCTGAGCCTGCCACGCTTCACCGTCATCGGCGCGACCACTCGTCTGGCACTGCTGACGGCTCCGCTGCGCGCTCGCTTCGGCGTCACCTACCGGTTTGACTTTTACGACCAGGCAGCACTGGAATCCATCGTGCGACGGGCTGCGCAGATGCTGAACGTGCCTATCACCGATGATGGCGCGCGGGAGATCGCGCGGCGGGCGCGCGGCACGCCTCGGGTAGCGCTCCGTCTGCTGCGTCGAGTGCGCGACTATGCCGAGGTGCGCGCGAGCGGCTCAATCACGGCTGAGGTAGCCGATCAGGCATTACGGCTGCTAGAGGTGGATGAGCTCGGGCTGGATTACCTCGATCATAAGGTTCTAGAGGCGCTGATCCGCAAGTTCAACGGTGGCCCTGTGGGACTGGAGACGCTCGCCGCCGCGGTGAGCGAGGAGCCCGATACTATCATGGACGTGGTGGAGCCTTATCTGCTGCAGTTGGGCTTTCTTGATCGGACGCCGCGTGGCCGTGTGGCGACGCGATGGGCTTATGAGCATTTGGGGGTGCCCTATCCAGAGCGCCCGGAGCAGCCCGGGCTGTTTCACCCAACGGAGGAGAAGCCCTTATGA
- a CDS encoding gamma-glutamyl-gamma-aminobutyrate hydrolase family protein (Members of this family of hydrolases with an active site Cys residue belong to MEROPS family C26.) has translation MTRPRIGITTRSSQGPVIDRLRWYVESVRWAGGEPVILAPDDPHRPPLESLDGLLLSGGGDVHPRWYGQPIAGTEVDSIDEARDEMEFTLARAALAADLPIFAICRGIQLLNVAMGGALVQDLGDRHRTPAGAFKHHLVRLRKDTRLASMLDTSGQLNVNTHHHQGIHVDHLAPGLRAAAWALPEGWLVEAVESPHHRFVLGVQWHPERYYEVPAAHRNLFREFLRAADRSPGTASSKGRF, from the coding sequence ATGACCAGGCCACGCATCGGGATCACCACGCGTTCCTCACAGGGGCCGGTGATCGATCGCTTGCGCTGGTATGTGGAGAGCGTTCGCTGGGCTGGGGGCGAGCCGGTGATCCTGGCCCCAGACGATCCCCATCGGCCGCCCCTGGAAAGCCTAGATGGCCTGTTGCTATCGGGCGGAGGCGACGTGCACCCGCGGTGGTATGGACAGCCGATCGCCGGGACGGAAGTGGACAGCATAGATGAGGCGCGCGATGAGATGGAGTTCACGCTGGCGCGCGCGGCGCTGGCCGCCGACCTGCCGATCTTCGCCATCTGCCGGGGGATCCAGCTCCTGAACGTGGCGATGGGAGGCGCCCTGGTGCAGGATCTGGGCGATCGGCACCGCACGCCGGCCGGCGCTTTTAAGCACCATCTAGTGCGGCTGAGAAAGGACACGCGCTTGGCCTCGATGTTGGACACTTCCGGACAGCTCAACGTCAACACGCACCACCACCAGGGTATCCATGTGGACCATCTGGCCCCCGGCTTGCGGGCAGCAGCCTGGGCCTTGCCCGAAGGATGGCTGGTTGAGGCAGTGGAGAGCCCCCATCATCGGTTTGTGTTGGGCGTCCAGTGGCACCCGGAACGGTACTATGAGGTGCCGGCGGCTCATCGCAATTTGTTTCGCGAGTTCCTGCGCGCGGCTGACCGTTCGCCTGGGACGGCATCATCCAAAGGCCGATTTTGA
- the queA gene encoding tRNA preQ1(34) S-adenosylmethionine ribosyltransferase-isomerase QueA: protein MRTADFDYELPPELIAQTPIEPRDSSRLLVVHRKSGAFEHRVFRDLGDYLRPGDLLVCNDSRVIPARLHGRKPTGGRVEVLLLARRDERIWQALMRGKGLRPGARVYIEDAEGSEVAVATIVAEEADGARTIEFDRPITPLLPQVGEVPLPPYIHEPLRDPERYQTVYARVAGSVAAPTAGLHFTPELIARLQAMGVGFAFVTLHVGLGTFRPVQAEEVEAHQMHAEWAMLSAEVAEQIRATRSAGGRCVAVGTTVVRVLETAALRGELAPFSGWTDLFITPGFSFQVVDAMITNFHLPRSTLLMLVSAFAGRELILRAYQEAIRLRYRFYSFGDAMLLL, encoded by the coding sequence ATGAGGACAGCCGATTTCGATTACGAGTTGCCGCCTGAGCTGATTGCTCAGACCCCCATTGAGCCGCGTGATAGCTCGCGCCTGCTAGTGGTGCATCGAAAGAGCGGTGCCTTTGAGCATCGCGTGTTCCGAGACCTCGGGGATTATCTACGCCCAGGCGATCTCTTGGTGTGCAACGATAGCCGGGTTATCCCGGCGCGGCTGCATGGGCGCAAGCCCACCGGGGGCCGTGTGGAGGTACTCCTGCTCGCTCGTCGAGACGAACGCATATGGCAGGCGCTGATGCGCGGTAAGGGGCTGCGGCCTGGCGCTCGCGTGTACATCGAGGATGCAGAGGGGAGCGAGGTGGCCGTCGCTACCATCGTAGCGGAGGAAGCTGACGGCGCTCGCACCATTGAGTTTGATCGCCCGATCACACCTTTGCTACCTCAGGTGGGCGAGGTGCCCCTGCCGCCATACATCCACGAGCCATTGCGGGATCCCGAACGGTATCAGACGGTGTACGCGCGGGTGGCCGGATCAGTAGCTGCGCCAACGGCAGGGCTGCACTTCACGCCAGAACTGATCGCTCGCCTACAGGCGATGGGGGTGGGATTCGCTTTTGTCACGCTACACGTGGGGTTGGGCACCTTCCGCCCGGTACAGGCCGAAGAGGTGGAAGCGCATCAGATGCACGCCGAGTGGGCGATGCTATCGGCGGAGGTGGCCGAGCAGATCCGAGCGACGCGCTCAGCCGGCGGACGATGCGTGGCGGTGGGCACGACGGTGGTGCGCGTGTTAGAGACGGCTGCCCTGCGCGGCGAGCTAGCCCCCTTCTCCGGCTGGACCGATCTCTTCATTACCCCGGGATTCTCCTTTCAAGTGGTAGATGCCATGATCACCAACTTCCACCTGCCCCGCTCCACGCTGCTCATGCTGGTGAGCGCGTTCGCAGGCCGCGAGCTGATCCTGCGCGCGTACCAGGAGGCGATCCGTCTGCGCTACCGCTTTTATTCGTTCGGGGACGCAATGCTGTTGCTGTAG
- a CDS encoding queuine tRNA-ribosyltransferase family protein — protein sequence MGFPTSSLLSPHGLLPLPAFLPDATMGVVRSVDSRDLEQCGVRAVVMNTFHLMQRPGSSTIRALGGLHRMCAWPHPIMTDSGGFQAYSLIRQHPKNGSITDRGILFRPEGSDRKFSLSPEKSIQLQLSYGADVIVCLDDCTHVDDPLSVQEESVRRTIDWAQRSKAEFQRLIEQRRLPEERRPLLFAVIQGGGSRELRRKCAEALLEIGFDGFGYGGWPLDSEGHLLVDLIAYTRELVPLQFPMHALGVGHPAHVVTCARLGYVLFDSAMPTRDARHGRLYAFISDAAPCNWEGEWFSYVYVNDNKHIKNDEPISRFCDCLCCSHYSLGYLHHLFKIGDALFLRLATIHNLRFMAHLMECLRRND from the coding sequence ATGGGCTTCCCCACCTCTTCCCTTCTATCCCCACATGGCTTGCTGCCATTGCCAGCCTTTTTGCCGGATGCCACCATGGGCGTTGTGCGGTCGGTGGACAGCCGCGATCTGGAACAATGCGGGGTGCGAGCAGTGGTCATGAACACCTTTCATCTGATGCAGCGCCCCGGCTCCTCGACGATTCGGGCGCTGGGCGGGTTACACCGCATGTGCGCGTGGCCACATCCCATCATGACCGACTCCGGAGGGTTTCAAGCCTACTCTCTTATCCGACAGCATCCCAAAAACGGCAGCATCACGGACAGAGGGATCCTCTTCCGTCCGGAAGGTTCTGACCGCAAGTTCAGCCTTTCACCGGAGAAAAGCATTCAACTTCAGCTCAGCTACGGCGCCGACGTGATCGTCTGTCTGGACGATTGCACGCACGTGGACGATCCGCTCTCCGTCCAGGAGGAATCGGTGCGAAGGACAATTGACTGGGCCCAGCGCTCTAAGGCCGAGTTTCAGCGCCTCATCGAGCAGAGGCGCCTTCCCGAGGAACGACGCCCCCTGCTCTTCGCGGTGATCCAAGGCGGCGGCTCGCGCGAGCTGCGCAGGAAGTGCGCCGAAGCGCTATTAGAGATCGGCTTCGATGGCTTCGGCTATGGCGGATGGCCACTGGACAGTGAAGGACATCTCCTGGTTGACCTCATCGCCTATACTCGCGAGCTGGTGCCGCTGCAGTTCCCCATGCACGCGCTAGGAGTGGGGCATCCAGCCCACGTGGTCACGTGCGCACGGCTGGGATATGTCCTCTTTGACAGCGCCATGCCCACTCGAGACGCACGCCACGGCCGGCTATACGCGTTCATCTCGGACGCGGCACCCTGTAACTGGGAGGGCGAGTGGTTTTCATACGTCTACGTGAACGACAACAAGCACATCAAGAACGACGAGCCGATCTCCCGCTTTTGCGACTGCCTGTGTTGCTCTCACTACTCGCTGGGCTATCTTCATCACCTATTCAAGATCGGCGACGCGCTATTTCTGCGCCTGGCTACGATCCACAACTTGCGGTTCATGGCTCACCTGATGGAATGCCTGCGCAGGAATGATTAG
- a CDS encoding aldo/keto reductase → MEYRSLGRTGVMVSPLCLGAMNFGGPTPEDESIRIIHRALDAGINFIDTANVYNAGESERIIGKALKENGKRDQVVLATKVHGRMGEGPNDQGNSRYHIMKACEDSLRRLQTDHIDLYQLHRPSLTIPQDETLRALDDLVRQGKVRYIGCSTFPAWMVMEAIAISERMGLARFVSEQPPYNLLDRRIENELIPLAQRYGLAILPWSPLAGGILAGRYTQGQPFPEDSRAGRHGGTGFFVERITAKGLEVAGRLAERARERGMTASQLALLWCKDQPGVTSPIIGPRTMAHLEELLPVLEMSLSDEDRAFCDELVHPGNAVSDFHNSNPWMKARIF, encoded by the coding sequence ATGGAATACCGATCTCTAGGACGCACTGGCGTGATGGTCTCCCCTCTCTGCCTGGGGGCTATGAACTTCGGTGGGCCAACGCCCGAAGACGAGTCCATCCGGATCATCCACCGCGCACTGGATGCCGGCATCAACTTCATTGACACCGCCAACGTCTACAACGCCGGCGAGAGCGAACGCATCATCGGCAAAGCGCTGAAGGAAAACGGCAAGCGCGATCAGGTCGTCTTGGCGACAAAGGTACACGGCCGTATGGGGGAGGGACCTAACGACCAAGGGAACAGCCGATACCACATCATGAAGGCATGTGAGGATTCGCTGCGCCGTCTTCAGACTGACCACATAGACCTCTATCAGCTCCATCGGCCCTCGTTGACTATCCCACAGGATGAGACATTACGGGCACTGGATGATCTGGTCCGCCAGGGCAAGGTGCGATACATCGGCTGTTCCACCTTCCCGGCCTGGATGGTGATGGAGGCGATCGCCATCAGCGAGCGGATGGGGCTAGCGCGCTTTGTATCTGAGCAGCCGCCTTACAACTTGCTCGACCGTCGCATCGAGAACGAGCTGATCCCGCTGGCGCAGCGCTACGGCCTAGCGATCTTGCCGTGGTCTCCTTTGGCCGGCGGCATCTTGGCTGGCCGGTACACCCAGGGGCAGCCGTTCCCAGAGGATTCGCGAGCGGGCCGCCATGGAGGAACCGGATTTTTCGTGGAGCGGATCACGGCGAAGGGATTGGAGGTGGCTGGGAGACTGGCCGAGCGCGCCCGTGAGCGAGGGATGACCGCCTCGCAACTTGCGCTGTTGTGGTGTAAGGATCAGCCGGGTGTGACGTCGCCCATCATTGGCCCGCGCACGATGGCCCACCTGGAAGAGCTTCTCCCCGTCCTGGAGATGAGCTTATCCGATGAAGATCGCGCCTTTTGTGACGAGTTGGTGCATCCTGGTAATGCTGTGTCAGATTTCCACAACAGTAACCCTTGGATGAAGGCGAGGATCTTTTAA